In Bacteroidota bacterium, a single genomic region encodes these proteins:
- the plsX gene encoding phosphate acyltransferase PlsX, translated as MRIGIDAMGGDFAPKATISGAILAQKEFNSAAIKIVLVGDEAIIKKTLLEEGGNAALFDIVHAPDVIGMGEHPTKALAQKPNSSIAVGFSLLKQGKLDSFASAGNTGSMLVGSMFSVKSISGVIRPCITSVLPKEDGGVGLILDVGTNADCKPDVLYQFGMLGNILAKSVYKIDNPKVGLLNIGEEAEKGNLVSQAAHALMKDSTHFNFIGNVEGRDLFSSAVDVIVCDGFTGNVVLKEAEAFYTLIKKRGRSDEFFDRFNYENYGGTPILGVNANVLIGHGISNPIAIKNMLLLSKDVINAKLPEKIKEAFN; from the coding sequence ATGCGAATAGGTATTGACGCAATGGGTGGCGATTTTGCCCCGAAAGCAACCATTAGCGGGGCTATCCTCGCTCAAAAAGAATTTAATTCAGCGGCTATCAAAATAGTATTGGTAGGCGATGAAGCAATCATTAAAAAAACACTCCTTGAAGAAGGCGGTAATGCTGCACTCTTTGATATTGTTCACGCTCCCGATGTTATTGGGATGGGCGAACACCCCACTAAAGCCTTAGCACAAAAACCCAATTCCAGCATTGCGGTGGGCTTTTCACTTTTAAAACAAGGTAAATTAGATTCATTTGCCAGCGCCGGCAATACCGGTTCTATGCTGGTAGGGTCTATGTTTAGTGTAAAATCTATTTCCGGAGTTATTCGCCCTTGCATTACTTCTGTTTTACCAAAAGAAGATGGTGGCGTAGGTTTAATTTTAGATGTGGGTACAAATGCCGATTGCAAGCCCGATGTATTATATCAGTTTGGGATGCTCGGAAATATTTTAGCAAAAAGTGTGTACAAAATTGACAATCCAAAAGTGGGCTTATTAAATATCGGCGAAGAAGCCGAAAAAGGAAATTTAGTAAGCCAAGCTGCGCATGCCTTAATGAAAGACTCCACTCATTTTAATTTTATTGGAAATGTGGAAGGGCGCGATCTTTTTAGCAGCGCAGTAGATGTTATTGTGTGCGATGGATTTACCGGCAATGTGGTGCTAAAAGAAGCGGAAGCCTTTTATACCTTAATCAAAAAACGCGGAAGAAGCGATGAATTTTTTGATCGTTTTAACTATGAAAACTACGGCGGAACCCCCATTTTAGGCGTGAATGCCAATGTGTTGATAGGACACGGAATATCTAATCCCATTGCGATTAAAAACATGTTGCTGCTCAGCAAAGATGTTATTAACGCCAAACTTCCTGAAAAAATTAAGGAGGCTTTTAATTAA
- the rpmF gene encoding 50S ribosomal protein L32: protein MPHPKHKISKSRRDKRRTHDNAVPSTLFVDKATGDVSLYHRVNTETGMYRGKKVMKGSKEA, encoded by the coding sequence ATGCCACATCCCAAACACAAAATATCGAAATCGCGCAGAGACAAGAGAAGAACGCACGACAATGCAGTTCCAAGCACTTTATTTGTAGACAAAGCTACAGGTGATGTTTCCTTGTATCACCGAGTAAATACCGAAACCGGTATGTACCGCGGTAAAAAGGTAATGAAGGGAAGTAAAGAAGCGTAA
- a CDS encoding DUF177 domain-containing protein, giving the protein MGYLSQFKISFSGLSQGLHEFNYTIDSKFFEEPAFSGSDIKKAKIDLTVELLKQSGMLALKFKFNSQVQVECDRCLNENFIPVKGEQQLIVKFGEEREHDPKNEDEVIVLPPSETELDIAQYIYEYMNLLMPLQKIPCEILNDTSLCNQEVIKKLNQFQQAEKEKEQATDPRWDALKNISLKSKKSK; this is encoded by the coding sequence GTGGGTTATTTAAGTCAATTTAAGATTTCGTTTTCGGGTTTAAGCCAAGGGCTGCACGAATTCAACTATACGATTGACAGTAAGTTCTTTGAAGAACCCGCGTTTAGTGGGTCAGATATTAAGAAAGCCAAGATTGATTTAACGGTCGAATTGCTAAAACAATCCGGTATGTTGGCACTCAAATTTAAGTTTAACAGCCAGGTTCAAGTAGAATGTGACCGTTGTTTAAATGAGAACTTTATCCCTGTGAAAGGGGAACAACAGCTTATCGTTAAGTTTGGCGAAGAACGAGAACATGACCCTAAAAATGAAGATGAAGTAATTGTGCTTCCGCCTTCGGAAACGGAGTTAGATATTGCACAATACATATATGAATACATGAATTTGCTGATGCCGCTTCAAAAAATTCCTTGCGAAATTTTGAACGATACCAGCCTGTGTAATCAGGAGGTAATAAAAAAGCTGAATCAGTTTCAGCAAGCGGAAAAAGAGAAAGAACAGGCTACAGACCCCCGTTGGGATGCCTTAAAAAATATTAGTTTAAAAAGTAAAAAGAGTAAATAG
- the ruvB gene encoding Holliday junction branch migration DNA helicase RuvB has protein sequence MNPNLDPSSAEFSSTEKEIEKVLRPSQFDDFMGQFKVVDNLRIFVEAAKQRNESLDHVLLHGPPGLGKTTLANIIANDLGVNIKTTSGPVLDKPGDLAGLLTNLEANDVLFIDEIHRLSPVVEEYLYSAMEDYRIDIMIDSGPNARSVQINLNPFTLIGATTRSGLLTSPLRARFGINSRLEYYDSKLLTGIVQRSCEILKVEIDEIAAYEIARRSRGTPRIANALLRRTRDFAQIKGNGKIDMHIAQIALNALNVDKNGLDEMDIRILTAIVDKFKGGPVGITTIATAVGEEGDTIEEVYEPFLIQEGYLKRTPRGREATELAYKHLGKIPRQDKGSLFDTAV, from the coding sequence ATGAACCCCAATTTAGATCCTAGTAGTGCTGAATTTTCGAGTACCGAAAAGGAAATCGAAAAAGTATTGCGCCCTTCTCAATTTGACGATTTTATGGGTCAATTTAAGGTGGTGGACAATTTGCGGATATTTGTGGAAGCTGCAAAACAACGCAATGAATCACTCGATCATGTATTGCTGCATGGACCTCCCGGATTAGGAAAAACCACCTTAGCCAATATTATTGCCAATGATTTAGGAGTTAATATAAAAACTACGAGCGGCCCTGTGCTCGATAAACCGGGCGATTTAGCCGGATTGCTTACCAATTTGGAGGCAAACGATGTGTTGTTTATTGATGAAATTCACCGTTTAAGTCCGGTGGTAGAAGAATACCTGTATTCGGCCATGGAAGATTACCGGATCGATATCATGATTGACTCCGGTCCTAACGCACGAAGTGTTCAAATTAATTTAAATCCCTTTACCTTAATTGGTGCCACCACGCGCTCAGGTTTATTAACGTCCCCGCTCAGGGCGCGATTCGGAATCAATTCGAGACTGGAATATTATGATTCTAAATTATTAACCGGAATTGTTCAACGCTCCTGTGAAATTTTAAAAGTGGAGATTGATGAAATTGCTGCCTACGAAATTGCACGCAGGAGCAGGGGAACACCGCGTATTGCCAATGCACTGCTGCGCCGTACCCGCGATTTTGCACAAATAAAAGGCAACGGAAAAATTGATATGCACATTGCACAAATTGCACTCAATGCCTTAAATGTGGATAAAAACGGCTTAGATGAGATGGATATCCGAATTCTTACCGCCATTGTAGATAAATTTAAAGGGGGACCGGTTGGCATTACCACCATTGCAACAGCAGTTGGTGAAGAAGGAGATACCATAGAAGAGGTATATGAGCCTTTCCTTATTCAAGAAGGTTACCTCAAACGCACTCCTCGCGGACGAGAAGCAACCGAACTGGCTTACAAGCACTTAGGCAAAATCCCAAGACAAGATAAAGGGAGTTTGTTTGATACTGCTGTGTAA
- a CDS encoding septal ring lytic transglycosylase RlpA family protein yields MAKFFQLLAGAILGMLLLSNGRSIAQTDSQSDSISFGRASYYHNKFAGRKTSSGEIFSQQKLTAAHKTLPLGTYVKVTNLKNRKSVVVKVNDRLPQHSKRTIDLSKAAAQELNMIKSGLAKVSLEIVSK; encoded by the coding sequence ATGGCAAAATTTTTTCAACTATTAGCGGGGGCAATTTTGGGGATGTTATTGCTTAGCAATGGCCGATCCATAGCACAAACAGACTCCCAATCAGATTCCATTTCCTTTGGTCGCGCAAGTTATTATCACAACAAATTTGCAGGTAGAAAAACATCCAGCGGGGAAATTTTTTCGCAACAAAAGTTAACTGCTGCGCATAAAACGCTACCCTTGGGAACCTACGTTAAGGTGACCAATTTAAAGAACCGAAAAAGTGTGGTGGTAAAAGTAAATGACCGCCTCCCTCAACATTCTAAGAGAACAATAGATCTTTCAAAAGCGGCAGCACAGGAATTAAATATGATTAAGAGTGGCTTGGCAAAAGTTAGTCTCGAAATTGTATCCAAATAA
- a CDS encoding GNAT family N-acetyltransferase produces the protein MTSKALGLTFCRAEEKDREALIRLMAKVLRDGDSLHADKYDLQKWMWKYYLLPHAAPQIYLCKEGAAILGYYHCPVYVAQLNGIKKKIAMVQDVGVSEAARGKGVFRKLAEYATEQLLKSDVNMIYTFPNGKSIHTFLKYNGYTKIETFSTFILPVKIENIIAAKINFLNIHRVIGVVSDFFYSSKVPSLQADYKIELKEKLNPEMVDLFLAFNTQFKNALLRDYDYLHWRYEEKPHGTPHFFSATKDGVMVAAAIISIEDLLGSKAAVVLDFAGKSPIDFAQLMAHLRKNCSVYFKEKLGMFYTSTSNTNNELFLKSGFLKIPEKFNPRALHLLGKNVTENEAEVLAAANWNFTLSDWDVL, from the coding sequence ATGACATCAAAAGCATTGGGCTTAACGTTTTGCAGAGCTGAAGAAAAGGATCGTGAAGCGTTAATTCGGTTGATGGCAAAGGTGCTGCGTGACGGAGATTCGCTTCATGCCGATAAATACGACCTGCAAAAATGGATGTGGAAGTATTACCTTTTGCCGCATGCTGCGCCCCAAATTTACCTCTGCAAAGAAGGAGCAGCTATTCTTGGTTACTACCATTGCCCTGTTTATGTGGCGCAGTTAAACGGTATTAAAAAGAAAATTGCCATGGTGCAAGATGTGGGTGTAAGTGAAGCTGCCAGAGGAAAAGGCGTGTTTCGAAAACTCGCCGAATATGCGACCGAACAACTCTTGAAAAGTGATGTAAACATGATTTACACCTTTCCGAATGGAAAAAGCATTCACACGTTTTTAAAGTACAACGGATACACTAAAATTGAAACTTTCAGCACTTTTATTTTACCTGTAAAAATAGAAAATATTATTGCGGCAAAAATCAATTTCCTCAACATCCATAGAGTTATTGGAGTAGTTTCGGATTTTTTTTACAGCAGCAAAGTTCCATCCTTACAAGCTGATTATAAAATTGAATTGAAAGAAAAATTAAATCCTGAAATGGTCGATCTTTTTCTGGCTTTTAATACGCAGTTTAAAAACGCTTTGCTTCGCGATTACGATTACCTCCATTGGCGATACGAGGAAAAACCACATGGCACACCGCATTTTTTTTCAGCCACTAAAGATGGGGTTATGGTTGCTGCTGCCATTATTTCGATAGAAGATTTATTAGGAAGTAAAGCCGCAGTTGTACTCGATTTTGCAGGCAAGTCTCCAATAGATTTTGCTCAACTTATGGCGCACTTACGCAAAAACTGCAGTGTTTATTTTAAAGAAAAACTCGGTATGTTTTACACCTCCACCTCCAACACAAACAATGAGCTGTTTTTAAAAAGCGGTTTTCTAAAAATCCCCGAAAAGTTTAATCCCAGGGCCTTGCACTTGCTAGGTAAGAATGTAACCGAAAACGAAGCTGAGGTGCTCGCAGCAGCAAATTGGAATTTTACTTTAAGCGATTGGGATGTGTTGTAG
- a CDS encoding DUF3473 domain-containing protein — MTAITNAFTVDFEDWYHGIELPFSDWSNYERRIEKGFYPVFNALQKHQVKGTFFTLGWVAKEYPKLIKELAAAGHELASHGYSHEKVYNLSPEQFRKEIRDTKHILEDLTAQEVTCYRAPFFSITSQSLWALEILAEEGYKIDCSISPIKTWRYGIASCPDEIFKIKEANILEFPVSTFTYLRKRWAIGGAYFRLFPYSFTNNGIKKRTKNEKYNMFYIHPWEYDPTHPKIKIERKAQFTHYTRLSKTLPSTEKLLTHFKFGTVSEVVKNYQKKHDIKSIGLNVLQS; from the coding sequence ATGACAGCAATAACAAATGCTTTTACAGTTGATTTCGAAGATTGGTACCACGGTATTGAGCTTCCATTCAGCGATTGGAGCAATTATGAAAGACGCATTGAGAAAGGATTTTATCCGGTTTTCAATGCTTTGCAAAAGCACCAGGTTAAAGGAACTTTTTTTACCCTAGGTTGGGTGGCAAAAGAATATCCCAAATTAATAAAGGAATTGGCTGCTGCCGGTCACGAGCTTGCTTCACACGGCTATTCACACGAAAAAGTTTACAACCTAAGTCCGGAACAATTCCGCAAAGAAATTCGCGACACCAAGCACATCCTCGAAGATTTAACTGCACAAGAGGTAACCTGTTATCGCGCTCCCTTCTTTTCCATCACTTCACAAAGTTTATGGGCTTTGGAAATTCTGGCCGAAGAAGGCTACAAAATCGATTGCTCCATATCGCCCATTAAAACTTGGCGCTATGGCATTGCAAGTTGTCCGGATGAAATCTTTAAAATTAAAGAAGCTAACATCTTGGAATTTCCGGTATCCACTTTTACATACTTGCGCAAACGTTGGGCAATTGGTGGTGCCTATTTTCGACTCTTTCCCTATTCCTTCACCAACAATGGAATAAAAAAGCGAACCAAGAATGAAAAATACAACATGTTTTACATTCATCCTTGGGAATACGATCCCACACATCCTAAAATAAAAATTGAACGAAAAGCTCAATTCACCCACTATACACGTCTAAGCAAAACACTGCCTTCCACCGAAAAACTGCTTACGCATTTCAAATTTGGAACCGTGAGCGAAGTGGTAAAAAATTATCAAAAAAAACATGACATCAAAAGCATTGGGCTTAACGTTTTGCAGAGCTGA